In the genome of Odocoileus virginianus isolate 20LAN1187 ecotype Illinois chromosome 17, Ovbor_1.2, whole genome shotgun sequence, the window GGGGAAGGCACAACCTAGGGGCTTGTAAGGCACAAccaaggagggggctggggaggaggggtagGGAAGGGTGGAGGGCAGATGGAGACAGGAGAGAGTGATGGGGTGGTGCTGGGTGAAGGGGTGGAGGTCAACCAGCCCTGCTGAGGCCCTGGGCACTCTAgctgctctctgcctccccagAGATCAAAGGGTCTCTCTACTCACTCCCTTCGTATTGGCAATGGCTTCAGAAGACCAAGCTCCGGGAGTACAACAGAGAAGGTACAGATGTGGACCAAGGGGTGCCTAGGTCCTTGGGCAAAGGGGTGTGTGGCTGAGCTCATCCGCCCCCACCCTGCCTTGTCTTTCATTTCAGCTCTCTGCCCTCCCGCCTGCCGTAAGTAGGAAAGGGAAGGGGTATCGAGAGCCAGGGGCTTGGGGCACCTGAGGAGAGCTATCACGGAGGGGTGGAAGCATGGAGCAGAGGCTTCCCGCAGCACTGCTGGTCCTACTGTCTCCTGCAGGGGGCAGCACCATCCTGTACAACTGTTCCACCTGCCAGGGCTTCGAGGTGTACTGTTGGCCCCGAAAGCGCTGCTTCCCAGGTCCTTACTCCCTACCTctgcctcacccccacccagATCTCTGAGCTCTGAGGCTCCCCCACCATCGAGGGGTGTGGCCCCCGGGATCACTCACTgcctcctgtgtcccctgtagGAAGTCACGATCTTTGGGAAGCTCGGATCCTGCTCCTCTTTGTGTGCGGAACTGCCCTGCTCCTGGGTGTTCCGAGCCTCGTGGTGGAGTGAGTTGGGGGATCAGGGCAGGAGACAACCTCACCACCTCCCACCAGTACCCCCTtatccttcctcctgccctcgcggcccttccctcctccattcCCAGGCCTCCCACCCTCTGATTTCCCTTAGGTACAACTACTTCCAAGCAAAAAGTTGACTTGTGAAAACGAGGACAGAGCCTAGCCTCCAGTTCTAAGGAGCTTGTGTGCCCACAACGTCCACTTCTCtcttggggttgggggtggggtggggaggggggtggacaGCCAGACCCTTAATTCCAGCCCCAAGTGGTTCAATCTTCCAGACCCTGATACTCAGACATACCCCATAGTCCCAGTGTCAGATGGTCTCCTGGGACCCAGGCACCCACAGCTAGAAAGCTCCTCCCCTTCATCCTTCAACCAATCAGATGGGGGCAGTCCCTGTGCCAGGAAAATATCTACAGAAGGAAAGAATCCCCTCTGCTCACCACCACTCCCACACCCCCTTCTGCCTGTTCCCGGAAAACGTGGGGGCTGCCAGGCCCCAGAaactcctcttggccctcctgtgACTGATTGGGAATCCGGGAATGAGTGTTCTGGAAAAGTCCCTCCCCCTAGAGTGACACCACATCAGTCAGCCTGCTGGCATGCTCCCCTTCCATTTAACATTGTGAAGCCTCCCACAGAGAGGGGCCTCCCTCCTGCCAGGCCCAACTAAACGTGCTGTCAAATggcctccagcctctgcctggccTCTGTCTGCAAccggggagggcagggggagagggaggctcatgtagcacagtggttctcaacttggGGAGATGGGGATTTTGCACCAGAGGAGATGTTTTTGATTGTTTTgatggcggggtggggtggggggaatgtaGTACTGGCATCTAATTGTTACAGACCAGGGATGCTGGTAAACATCTGAAAATGCATGGAAATGTTCTCCAGGACAAAGAATGATCCAGTCTGAACAGTCAGCAGTATGTGGTTGAGAAACCCTGGTGTCTGATCCCTTGGTTATCAGTTTGGATTTGGGGGATGGGAGATGGGACATGAAAAGAAAGGCCTGTCTCCAACTATAAGTCACAGTCCAAGGGCCTAGACCTGGGAGGGATCCTTGCCTTCACACAGCCCCATGGTTTTCAAACTGGATACTGAAGTTCAACCTGGAACTGGAAGCTCCCAGTTCTCAACAAGCTGCGTGtgtccatgctaagtcacttcagtcatgtccaactctgtgaccctatggactgtagcccaccaggctcttctgtccatgggagtctccaggcaagaatactggggtgggttaccatgccctcttccaggggatcttccctaccgagggatggaacctgcgtctcttatgcctcctgcattggcaggtaggttctttaccactagcgccacgtggGAGATCACATGTAGAGTCATCTGGTCATCTTAAAGAAACTACCTGTTGCTGGGTCTTGTCTCCAGAGATTCGGAGTTTAGTGGTCTCATATGGGGCCTCAGTTAATCTAATTTACAGCCAGCCAGGGTTAGAACCACTGTTGGGGGAATCTGTAAAGGTGCTGGGGATAGAGAGAAAGGAGTAATTTATCCTCTCTGGAGAAACACCTTCCATTTTGTTTTACACATTCTAGTCCAATGCTTTCATTTTACACCGAAAAATGGAACCCAGAAATCATATGGCATGCCCAAGCTCATACAACAATTGAAACATTCACTCATTTGATAAATACTAAGTGATTGCTAGCCAGGCACCGGACAACGCTGCCGCCCACACTGGGGTGAGAAGTGCCCTGCTGATACCCCAGCCACAGCAGctctcctttgtctcctggaGCTGTCTCAAGTCCCCCAAGAATGTGCCCTCTTTCCAGGCTCAGCATTTTAGAGCTGTCGTCCTTCTCACACCCAACATGCAGTGGGTCAACAGTTTTGCCCATCTCTGAAGGACCTCgctcctctctgcccctcctcctgctctATGGGGCCCAGCCCCCTCTGGAACCCTCTTTCTCCCTGTAGAGCCCAGTATCCCAAATATGCATCTGACTCTGCTCACTCCCCTAAAGCCCACTGTGCACGCTTAGCGGCCacaatggtctttttttttttttttaatatttacattattttcctgGCTGTGTTCGATCTTAATTGTGGGGTGGGGGCTCTCTAGTTATCATGCATGGGCTTAACTGGCctgctgcttgtgggatcttagtcccccgaccagggctcgaacctgtgccccctgcattggaaggcagattcttaaccactggcccaccagggaagtccccacactgGTCTTCTTAAAACTCCACATCATTCGACCCTCCTGTCCAGCATCAAATGATGCTTGAAATCTTGGGCTCTGGAGTTGGGCTGCCTggtttcaaatcctggctctggcACTTACCAaaccttgggaaagttattttTCTGTTCCTGTTTCCTCATGTTTTAAATGCGGATCAtgtatttctttgattctttggccttttttccttctatctacattttaacatctctgaagaACCCATTTTAAATTGAAGACATGTCATAGCATAATGGTATATATTACAAttgaaaatatcttaaatttAGTGCAAAGGCACTTTCCTTACAGAATGACTGTGAGGTCCAAATCAGTTCATATAAAATGCTTGGGACTTTGCCCAACATGTAATGGTCCCTCATTAAGTATTAGCCATTATAATCTCTTACTTAAAACCTTCCCTAGCTTGTCTTTGCCTATAGAATATAGAGTTGACCCGCAGCTCCCCTCGCTTTCTTTAGTCCTCAGGCCAGAACTGTCCAGACACAGAGCTGGAATCCCACTTGAATGCCCCACAGGCATCTCAGACTCCACATGTCCACCTTTCTAGACCTATCTTCCTCTCActcctgggatttctcaggttAATGGTATGGCCAACAGTGTCACAGTCATCCTCCTCTCCTCATGCCATGCACCCACTTCTTACCAGTAAGTGGTCTACCTCGGTAGGTAATGCATCTTGGAATCTGACCCCCTGGTGTCCCCTGGGGCTTCACCTCAGCTCTGCCCACCCCACAGCCACCCTGAATCACTTCTAATTGCCCAAATACTGTTACCTCATATCTCCTTCCTTTGCCCAGGCTTGTTCTTCTATCTGGAAAGACTTTCTCCTTTGGCTCAGATATCCCCTCTTCTGAGAAAGCTTCTCTGAGCCCCCGAGGCTAAGTGGAGTGAGTCTGCTCCAGGCTTCTCTTGTGTGGCACCTGTTTACCTTGGGTGGTGGTGTTTCTTTACACATCTTCCCACTGTACCACACACTACTCTCTAAAGCCACTGCTTAAGGTTCTGGGTCTGTTTCCTCAGAACTTGGCACATGGTAGATGCCAGGAAGTGTCACTGATGACTCCAGCACCTTCTCTGAACCCTTGTGATATGTCTTCCACGGGTAAGCCCTTCATGAACACTTCACACAGGAGGCTGGTGGAGTTAGTGTTTGTTTTGGGCACATGAGGCCAACCTACCAGAGTGTGGCCTGTCAAGGCAGGGATGGTTTTTCAGAGCCCCTCACCAATCAGGAGGCTGCTGTGGGTGTGGCAGTTTTAAATAATGGCcccatatttaatttaatttaaacaaTGGCTCCCCTCTGACATGCTGCCTACCTAGAGGTAAGTACTATGTATCATTCCCTTGAACCTGAGTTCCATGACTAGCTGGCTCACtgaatgtggcagaagtgacaCTGAGCCACTTTCTGAACCCAGGCCTTAAGAATCTGTCACATTCTGCCTCTTGGGACACTTACTCTGGAACTCAGTCATCATGCCATGAGGATGCCCAGCCTATTTTAAGGGTCTACATGGAGGGATTTGGCCAAAAGTCAGTATCTGCTGCCAGATGTATAAGTAACGCAGCCCTCTGCTCTCAGATCATCATCCCCAGACTGTCAGGTTTTCCACCCAAGGCCGCAGACAGTAGAGCAGAGATAAACCATTCCCACAGTGTCCTGTTGGAGTTCCAGACACAAAGTCCAGAGCATAATAAAACAGTTATTTAATGCCACTTGGTATTGTTACTCAACAATGGATAACAGGGATGGTGGGGCAGAAAGAAGAGCCTAGAACCTGGCACTAaaagccctgggttgggacttTCCTTGGGGCtcaatggttaagacttggtgcttctactgcagggaacctgggttcgatgatccctggtcagggaactaagatactgcatgccacagtggtgtggccaaaagtaataacaaaatacaaaaaataaagaaaggccCTGGGTTGAGGATATGGCTGGCACTGCCACTTCCTGTTAATAGCTGTATATGTACATGAAAAACATCAGTTCACCAGCCTGAGCTTCAGTCTTCCTACCTGTAAGATGGAGTTAATGATGGTTAACAGGTATGGAGACTATGTGTCAGACTATGTGTTAGTTACCTAtagctgtgtaacaaattattttaaaactcaattgTCTGATACAATAAACCCTTATTTTCTCATGGTTTCTGTGAATCAGAAATTCAGAAGCAGCTAAAATGGGTGTTTCTGGCTCAGAGTTTCTGATGAGGATGGTGTCCAGATGTAGGTCAGGGCTGCAGACATCTAAGGGCTAGTGGATCAGCTTTCAAGATTCCAAGACGGCTCACTCgaatggctggctggctggcgtTGGCCAATGGCAGAAGCCCTCAACTTCTCGACAAGTGGAGCTTCTCCATTGGGCTGCTTGACTGTCCTCAGGACACGGTGGCTGGCCTCCTCCAGAGTGAGTGATCcaagagagggaggtggaagccACACTGCCTTTCACTATCTAGCTTTGAAGTCACACACCATCCTCACAATATCCCATTGATtacactctttgtgaccccatggactgtagcatgccaggctccctgtccatgggattctccaggcaataatactggagtgggttgccattcccttctccagggatcttcctgacccttggatcgaacttgtgtctcttgcatctcctgcactggcaggcaggttctatactACTGTACCACCCGGGAACCCCATTGATTACACAGATCATTGTGGAAAGGCATGACACTGTAATACCAGCTGGGGAGGTTCACTGGGAGCTGATTTGGAGACCGGCTACCACACACATGGGCACAGTTAATTCTTCAATAACCCCGCAAGGTAGATACTCCTAATAATCTCATcttgaagatgaggaaacagaggtgtaAAAACaagaagtaacttgcccagattTATAGGATGGTAAGTGATCAAGCTGGGATCCAAACTCAGGTAGTCAGACTCCAGAAGTGAGCTCTCAGCtactggtttaaaaaataataataattaattaggCTGCAATAGATCTTAGTTGCAGGACATGggatatttagttgcagcatgcaaactcttcgtTTTGatatgtgggatttagttccctgaccagggatggaacccgagccccctgcattgggagcttagagtcttagccactggaccacctgggatgTCCCAGAGCTACTGTTCTGTAAAGGCCCTCAGCTCCATTATGAGCCAGATGGAATACGGCAGATTTAAGACTGCTTCCACTTTGGAAAGAAAACCATCAGATAGATACAAAGTGGTGGGCTGGTGACTCCATTAACTAGTGAGGCAAATGTAAACTGGAAAAGAATGGGACCTCAGGGTCCTGGGAGATGGAGATGGGGTGACGGAACAAGAGGATGTTACTCAAGTGTCTGGGGAGAGCTAACTATGTGGGGCCAGGGAGTGTCacgtggggagggggcaggggtgggttcATCAGGAGAACACCTATGGATTAAGTTTAGAAACTCCCATCCCCATCAATCCCACCAAAGGAGCTCCTGATGTTAAAAATCTCCTTTGCTTCACTCTATCCAGATAACTCTGTCTCGTCCATTTGTTCAACAAAGGTTACTGAGCACTTATCATATGAGTCAGACACCATACTGGGCATAGGGGACATAGCAATGCCCAGACAAGATAAAGTCATTTTCTACCTGGAACTTGGAATCtagcaggagagagagacaagTTACTGGCAAATTCTATCAGAGCAATGAGTGCAATGAGAAGAAAGCGCAAGGATCTTAGGGTGTAGGGGAAGAGTCCAGACCAGATTAGGGGTAGGCTGTCTGCATTTAGCGAGGCCAGATTTGGAGAAGGGTGGGAAGACTTTCAAGAAGAGCGAATAGTTGTGCAAAGGCTCAGAGGGGAGAGAGAACCAGAATGTTGGGGGGCTTTCCTCTGCTGAGAGGTTGATGTGGTCAGGGAGAAGGGGAAAAGCTGGGTGATCTCAGGGATCAGGGCAGaaagggagaaggcagaggcaCCAGGATGGTTCCTGCAGAAGGATGGGTCCTACCTGTCTGCCAAAcccaaggtgggggaggggaggttggCCACTGGGCCGCCCTCTCTGCTTGTCCTCCTGGTTCTCTGCCCTGTGGGGAAAGACTTGGCTCTGGTGGTGTGAATGTGCTCATCTTTCTCGGATGCAGAGCCTGCAGGGCCAGGCAGAGGTTGGGGAAAGACagatggagagggtggagggggtggggctcTGGGCCTCCAAGTTTAAGTGTTAGCAGGACGCCCCATCTCAGCTTGGAGGCGGGCCTCCCAAGGGGGGGTGAGAATTATCAGGCTCTGCTCCCCCACACCCCATCATCTTTATTGGCAAAGGTGGGGAGGAGAGCTTAACtccaaaaataagaaacaaacaggGATAAAGAGGCCTCTGATTTCCTGGGGTTTTTTCCAAGTCAAAGACAAAGGTGGGCGGAGCCTCTGCCTCTGGTTTCCTGCTGGAGCACAGAGAAACCAGGCCAAGAGTTCCGTCAGGAGCGCCCCCTCCTCAGTCTCCTCTCCATTCCACACCAAGGCCAGCGGCGCAGCCTCTCTCCCCTGAACCAATGGCCAGAGCCTCTTCCTTGGGttccctcctttttctctctcacctTTCCCCAGCCTCTTTATACCTCAGGTTGGTTCTGTCACTCCCCTGTTAAAACTTTTGAGGGGGTACCAAAGCCCTAAGGCCTGAGCTCCTGAGAGTGTTCTGCAAGGCCCTGCAGACTGAACCCAACCAGGTCAGGGATTGTGCCAGCTTGTTCACCTAGATCTCCAGAACCTGGCATAGTGAAAGCCTGCTGGAAGGATGATCTGACACCTAGTTTGGCTTCTGCCAGCCTCTCCGGCTGCATCGGCCTTCATATCCCACCATGTACCCCACATGTATGTATTCTTTCATTCAATACCCAGAGGACTTCCAGTGCACCCAGATCTGTGAGGACACTGGACATTCAGAGGAAAATCAGGTTTTACCTGATCTTTCCTGAAGATGCTCATGGAACTACTGTGTTTCCCATCAAGAAACTggataagggacttccctgttggtccggtggttaagaatctgcttgccgatggaggggacacaggctcaatctctgcaccaggaagatcccacatgccacagggtaactaagcccactggccacaactactgagcctgtgctctataatTTGTGAAacttagagcccatgctccgcaacgagaAGACACTGCAACGAGAAACCCaaccaccacaactagagagtagccccctctctcagcaactagaaaaagccctcccacagcaacaaagacccggcacagctaaaaataaaaaaataaaaatttgggaaaaaagaaaaactccaaccaaacaaaaaaatgttgagCGAAAGAAGCCAAATGCAAACAATAAACAGTGTGTGATTCCGTTGACCAAAAGGTCAAGAGCAGGCAGAAACCATCTCTGGGTTTTAGAAATCGGAATAGTACTTGTTGGGGAATTTCCTGGCGATCTAGCAGTCAGGACTCCATACTTTTCACCACCCAGGGCTCGGCAGTTAGACTGAGCAGACTTCTTCATAGACAATATGCACTGTACCTATTATAGGCCTACACTGTCCCAGGTACCTTAGGACACCTGACAGATCCAGCCCCTCCCGTGGGGAGCTAGTCCACAGCAAATCAGAGATGAGAGATGTGCAGGGAACAATCACATCTGTAATCTGCCCTGGTGGGAGGGCAAGAGAGCTGGCAAGAAAACCACAGGAGGAGAACTGTGAACTACGGTTTTCCCATCAATGCTGGAATTTTCCACATGTTTACCAAGATGAGGGGGCTTTGCCCTCCACAGGACTCTGGAGACTGCATCTGCTATGCTCACACATCTATCCCTGGGACAGAAAGACTCAGGCCAGATATCCTAAGACTGGTCCTGAGACCCgtgagggaaagggagagggccTACTCCTTCTCAGAGCCTTTTTGGAGCCAGACTGTGTCCCGCCCCACAGGGCAAGCAGAAGTTTACAGAACCCTAGTGTCAGCAGAGGTAACATGTGGGAGGGGCCAGAAGAAGGCCAGGAAGTGCCAGCGATGGGAAGTTGTGCCCTGAGGTATGGAGCGCTGCCCTGGATCACCAAGACCAGGTACTAAGCTGGAATCGGGCTGAGGAGCCACTCAGAAGCTGTCTCCACCCGACTTGCTCCAGAGCCCCCTACATGTTCCACCCTGGGGAGCTCCCCAAAAGGTCCTTTTCTGGGGTAGCACATGAGGCTGGGAAAGGACATTCAGAGCAGGGGGAAAGGCCAAGGGCTTTAATCTTAGAGACTCGGTGCGGTCTGCGGCTGACTACCTGCGCCACCATCAACACCTTGATCGTGGCGCCATTTCACAGCCCAGAAAGCTGCGCCAGGCCGGCTTTCTGCATCAGAGTGCCATGAAGCCCTCTCAGGGACTCTGTCCTGTTGTTTAGCCTTATCCCCGGGCCCAGGGCGGGGTCTCTCTACCAGGGGTTATTCATTTCGCGGGTTGGGCTCTGGTTGAGGGAGGTGGAGGATTCGGTTGAAGGGGGCACGGGGCGGGGGTGAAGGGGGAATGAGACAGCGAGGAGGAAGTCTGGGGAGGGGTGAGAAGTTCTTTGGTGAAGTCTGGAAAGCGGGTGGGAAGGTGCAGAGAAGGTGGGAAGGGGGCGAGCAAACGACCGGGCGAAGGGAGGCCCCTCCAGGGTCTGGCCTGGCTGGCCGGCCGCCAGCACCTCCGCCCACCTCATCCACCGCGCCCCCTCTACCTCATCCCTCCGGGAACCCGGGCCAAGccgccaggccccgccccgcggcTTCGGTCCTGCCCTCCCCGGGATTTAGTCCCGGCAGCCTGGGCGGCTCCCCAGCCGCTGCTTCCGCCTTCGCCAGGTGAGGGTCGGGAGAGGCTGGGGCTCTGGAGGCCGGGCTGGCGGGGCGGCCTTCGTTTGGGGGCGGGAGCCTCCCCTCCCCGGTCCTTCTCTTCCGCGGCCACGTCTCCTCCTGTCCCCCATCTCATGCTGTCCGGCCCCTTCTCACCTGGCCACTGGTTCGGATGTCCTAGCGTCCTGGGCTTTCTCCTCCCGCCGGCCCTGTTCTGACCCGCGATTCCTCGCCACCTCCGAGCGTCCCTCGCGACCCAGCCTGGGGTCCTCCGCTTCCTCCGGCTTAACTAAataggggtgggaggggggcgggTGTGTGTAAGGGAGAGTGTGTGCGCAGACAGCCGGCACCCAGAGCACCGAGAGCCTTATTGAATAAAGACTGGTGGAGTTGCCTGGGACTCACGTGTGCCGGCCGGGCTCTGTCTCGGGATCTGAGCTcaggtgggtggggaagggacTGTGTACCTGGCAGCCTGGGTGTTTCTGAGCAGAACCTGAGATTCACCGCCCGTCACAAATGCCCGATTTGATTTCACATGTTGCTGCCTAGGGTGTGGAAGAGGCAATGACTCTGGGCATCTCTGGGCAGAGGGGGCAGCCTACTGGCATATCTCAGGTACATGTGGACACCAGAGCTTGATGTCTTGTGTCTTTGTGTGGACTTGGGCGTCTCACACGTGAGGGTCGATGAATCTTGGAGGCAGTAAAGGCAACATGTCTCAAGGGGGTGTTTGTGAGGGATACGTGGCAGGAAGCACGGTGTCTTGCGGCAGCTAGTATATGCCTCAGCTGGGAGTGGACGTGTATCATGTGTCTCTGGTGTCTTTGGCATCATGTCTCTAGGGGATCTAtaggtgtgatgtgtgtgtgtgtgttgtaccTCCGTGTCTGAAGTGTGGTTAGGGTATCTGGGCATCTCTGTAGTGTATGTGGTAGATCAGAATGTCTCCAGTGTACCCAAGTGGGTGTGTACAAGGGTGCACCTCAGGTCTAAGAGGCAGTATATCTGGGTGGCCTAGGGGTacaggcagggcttcccaggttgctctagtggtaaagaacccacctgccaatgcagaaaacgtaagagatgcgggttccattcctggggtcgggaagattccctggaggagggcatggcaacccactctaatattcttacctggagaatcccaaggacagaggagcctagagggttacagtccatagggttgcaaagagttggacatgactgaagcgacttagcacgcatgggGGTACAGGCAGTGTGCCATATGTCAGAGTGGGGCCACACACCTGAAGTCTGCTAGGTGCTGAAATCTTAAGTGTGAGGAGAACGTTCTTCCTGGGTGGGGTTTGTGGGTATGAGGGGCAGGATTCCTGGCTGACCCTGAGATCCCTCCCTCTGTACCTGAGTATTTCTGAGGGTTTGAGGGTGGAGCTGGTGACCATGTCTCTGGTGCCTGAGTGTCTCAGGTGACTACCCTGGACCATGTGACTGGAGGACGGGGCCTCACAGGGGTCCCTCCTCCAGACATGCTCCCCGAGGCGGGTTCCCTGTGGCTGCTGCGGCTGCTCCGAGACCTCCAGCTGGCCCAGTTTTACCGGCCCATCCTGGAGGAGCTTAACGTGACTCGGCCGGAGCACTTCGACTTTGTAAGAGCTGAAGATCTGGATGGCATTGGCATGGGCCGGCCTGGTGAGACTCCCCTGCCCCTAGGCCCTactgtttccttccccagcctGTTAGTTGCAACTCTCCTCCAACCACCACACACCCCAGCTTTCTTCTTGCTTGTAAATCCCTTGCATCctgctccctgccacccccaTTACCCCATCCCTCTGATTCTGGCCTCCCTCAGCCCAACGTAGACTGGCTGAAGCTCTGAAGAGGCACCGTTCGGGGCTCAAGTCTAAGAACTGGGTCTACAAGGTGTgtgttttggggtggggggtgaaagCCTTTTCAGGGCCAGCTCAGGCCCGGGGAAGGGGGCAGGCTGAGTGGCAGAGAAGAGTATAAATAGGGTTCCACACACCTGATTTCCCACCCTTGTTTCAGATCTTTGGGGGCTTTGCCCCTGGGCAGAAGGAAACCACCCCACCCTCAGATAGCCTTCCATCCCTTCCTGAGCCAGATGGGAGACTCAAGTGTCTGATCCCAGACCGGGCTGTGTGCCGAGGGGAGCTTCTGGGCTCTGGCTGCTTTGGCATGGTGCACCGAGGGCTGTGGACACTACCCAGCGGCCAGACTGTGAGTGTCCAGGGAGTCTACTTCATTCTGGGATCTTGGGCCAGCTGCCCCCTCTCTGAAGGCCCTCTCTGCTCTGGCCTTGGCTTAACTGTTTGCTCCTGTGCCTGACGGTGCTTCCCCCCACACCCAGGTCCCAGTGGCTGTCAAGTCCCTCCGGGTGGGTCCCGAAGGTCCCGAGGGCACTGAGCTAGAGGACTTCCTGAGAGAAGTGTCCGTCATGATGAACTTGGAGCATCCACATGTGCTGCGTCTGCACGGCCTGGTACTGGGCCAGCCTCTGCAGATGGTAAGCAAACCCCGACGCTGGCACCTGGGACAGTCCCCGGGCCAATGGGTTACAGGAGGGTGAGTGCTAGGGTCTCATGAGGCTGGACTACCGCTCATACCGATGTTCTCCTGCAGGTGATGGAGCTGGCgcccctgggctccctgcacgCACGTCTGACGGCCCCGGCCCCCACGCCCCCCCTGCCCCTGGCCTTGCTCTGCCTCTTTCTGCGGCAGGTGGCGGGGGCCATGGCGTACCTGGGGGCCCGTGGGCTGGTGCACCGAGACCTGGCCACGCGCAACCTGCTGCTGGCTTCACCGCGCACCATCAAGGTGGCTGACTTCGGGCTGGTGCGACCGCTGGGTGGTGCCCGGGGTCGCTACATCATGGGCGGGCCCCGACGCATCCCCTTTGCATGGTGAGAACCTGCGCAGAGGGGCAGGATCTGGGGGCAGGAGCCGAGGGGGTGGTCCTCTGAGGGAGGCGGGGACTAGAGGAGTCTTCTGGTCTGGAAGGGCCGATAAAGGAGGACTTTGGGAGGAATGCTGGCACTAAGGGGGCGTGCCCAGTGGCAGGTGGGCGCTCCGGGTGCACAGCCTGCGCACACATCTGGCCCCCTTCAGCTCCGCTTCCGCAGGTGTGCGCCCGAGAGCCTGCGCCACGGGGCCTTCTCGTCTGCCTCGGACGTGTGGATGTATGGGGTGACGCTGTGGGAGATGTTCACTGGGGGCGAGGAGCCCTGGGCCGGGGTCCCGCCATACCTCATCCTGCAACGGCTGGAGAAGGACCGAGCCCGCCTGCCCAGGCCTCCTCTCTGCTCCAGGGCCCTCTACACCCTGGCCTTACGCTGCTGGGCCTACCACCCTGCTGACCGGCCCACCTTTTCCGACCTAGAGGGGCTGCTCCAAGAGGTGGGAGCTCCTGCCTCCCCGGAAACCCCGTCTCTCTTGCCTCTGTTTCATCTCCCAGGGTCCCATGCACAAGATGGACATATACTGACTCCCAGGTTGGGGTCTGAGACCTGACTCTGAACAAAGCAGATTCATTCCTCAC includes:
- the TMEM95 gene encoding sperm-egg fusion protein TMEM95; this encodes MWTLALGGIFLAAVEACVFCRFPDRELSGRLARLCSQMEVQWKDCEVSWTFSAFALDDASLNKITEKTHRVLRVMEIKGSLYSLPSYWQWLQKTKLREYNREALCPPACRGSTILYNCSTCQGFEVYCWPRKRCFPGSHDLWEARILLLFVCGTALLLGVPSLVVEYNYFQAKS